A single Lolium perenne isolate Kyuss_39 chromosome 6, Kyuss_2.0, whole genome shotgun sequence DNA region contains:
- the LOC127306106 gene encoding soluble starch synthase 2-2, chloroplastic/amyloplastic produces MSGAIASSSAAFFLLPSPSSSPRRRWSTVSGALRSYGSAGASMHWARRGFSRDGTPPCAAAASSPAAGGEEGSAKAAGQRGKLKAAENEDAASPEAAASAPKLESSVAEQNGIAGTVSRAELGGSVQVSESAAAASGYWKDVVVGDQVGAKVDTSGDSEVVSSSDDSDNMGSAPLAGPNVMNVIVVASECAPFCKTGGLGDVVGALPKALARRGHRVMVVIPKYGDYAEACDLGVRKRYKVAGQDSEVTYFHSYIDGVDFVFLEAPPFRHRHNDIYGGERPDVLKRMILFCKAAVEVPWYAPCGGTVYGDGNLVFIANDWHTALLPVYLKAYYRDNGLMQYTRSVLVIHNIAHQGRGPVEDFFNMDLPEHYIDHFKLYDPAGGEHSNVFAAGLKMADRVVTVSHGYMWELKTIEGGWGLHDIINQNDWKLDGIVNGIDTAEWNPKVDVHLHSDDYTNYTLETLDTGKRQCKEALQRQLGLQVRGDVPVIGFIGRLDRQKGVDLIAEAMPWIAQQDVQLVMLGTGRADLEDMLRRFEGEHRDKVRGWVGFSVQMAHRITAGADILLMPSLFEPCGLNQLYAMAYGTVPVVHAVGGLRDTVAPFDPFGNAGLGWTFDRADAGRMIDALGHCLNTYWNYKESWRGLQARGMSQDLSWDHAAELYENVLVKAKYQW; encoded by the exons CATTGCTTCGTCGTCCGCGGCGTTCTTCTTGCTCCCCTCCCCCTCCTCGTCGCCGCGGCGCCGGTGGAGCACGGTGAGCGGCGCGCTTCGCTCGTACGGGTCCGCCGGCGCCAGTATGCATTGGGCGCGGCGCGGATTTTCTCGCGACGGAACGCCGCCGTGCGCCGCGGCGGCATCGTCGCCGGCGGCCGGTGGTGAGGAGGGTTCGGCGAAGGCGGCAGGGCAGCGCGGCAAGCTCAAG GCTGCTGAAAATGAGGATGCCGCATCGCCAGAAGCAGCTGCATCTGCACCGAAGCTTGAGAGTAGCGTTGCAGAGCAAAATGGGATAGCTGGAACCGTCTCCAGGGCCGAACTAGGTGGCAGTGTCCAAGTCTCAGAGTCGGCGGCTGCGGCGTCTGGCTATTGGAAAGATGTCGTTGTCGGAGATCAGGTTGGAGCTAAGGTTGACACCAGTGGAGATTCAGAAGTGGTGAGTTCTTCGGACGACAGTGACAACATGGGGTCTGCTCCTTTGGCTGGGCCAAATGTGATGAATGTCATCGTTGTGGCTTCTGAATGTGCCCCTTTCTGTAAAACAG GTGGTCTTGGAGATGTTGTGGGTGCTTTGCCCAAGGCTCTGGCAAGACGGGGACATCGTGTTATG GTCGTCATACCAAAGTATGGAGATTACGCCGAAGCCTGCGATCTTGGTGTTCGCAAGCGTTACAAGGTAGCGGGACAG GATTCAGAAGTGACTTACTTCCACTCTTATATCGATGGAGTTGATTTTGTGTTCTTAGAAGCCCCTCCCTTCCGGCACCGGCACAATGATATTTATGGAGGAGAAAGACCG GATGTTCTGAAGCGTATGATTTTGTTCTGCAAGGCTGCTGTTGAG GTTCCTTGGTACGCCCCATGCGGTGGTACTGTCTATGGTGATGGCAACTTAGTCTTCATTGCAAATGATTGGCATACTGCACTTCTACCAGTATATCTGAAGGCGTATTACCGAGACAATGGCTTGATGCAATATACCCGCTCTGTTCTCGTGATACATAACATCGCTCATCAG GGACGCGGCCCTGTAGAGGACTTCTTCAACATGGACTTGCCCGAGCACTACATCGATCACTTCAAACTGTATGACCCTGCCGGCGGCGAGCACAGCAACGTGTTCGCTGCCGGCCTGAAGATGGCAGACCGGGTGGTCACCGTCAGTCACGGCTACATGTGGGAGCTGAAGACGATCGAGGGCGGCTGGGGCCTACACGACATAATCAACCAGAACGACTGGAAGCTGGACGGCATCGTGAACGGCATCGACACGGCTGAGTGGAACCCCAAGGTGGACGTGCACCTGCACTCAGACGACTACACCAACTACACCCTGGAGACGCTGGACACGGGCAAGCGGCAGTGCAAGGAGGCGCTGCAGCGGCAGCTGGGCCTGCAGGTGCGCGGCGACGTGCCGGTGATCGGGTTCATCGGGCGGCTGGACCGGCAGAAGGGCGTGGACCTCATCGCGGAGGCGATGCCGTGGATCGCGCAGCAGGACGTGCAGCTGGTGATGCTGGGCACGGGGCGGGCGGACCTGGAGGACATGCTGCGGCGGTTCGAGGGCGAGCACCGAGACAAGGTGCGCGGGTGGGTGGGGTTCTCGGTGCAGATGGCGCACCGGATCACGGCGGGCGCGGACATCCTGCTGATGCCGTCGCTGTTCGAGCCGTGCGGGCTGAACCAGCTCTACGCGATGGCGTACGGGACCGTCCCCGTGGTGCACGCCGTCGGCGGGCTCCGGGACACGGTGGCGCCGTTCGACCCGTTCGGCAACGCCGGGCTCGGGTGGACGTTCGATCGGGCGGACGCCGGCAGGATGATCGACGCGCTCGGGCACTGCCTGAACACGTACTGGAACTACAAGGAGAGCTGGAGGGGACTGCAGGCCCGCGGCATGTCGCAGGACCTCAGCTGGGACCACGCCGCCGAGCTCTACGAGAACGTCCTCGTCAAGGCCAAGTACCAGTGGTGA